DNA from Brevibacterium sp. 'Marine':
TACGATCCGCGGCGGATCATCCGCGACGCCCTCGACGCACCGAATCCGGAGCCCGCCGAGGCGGCCGGCAGCTATGTCATCACCGGTTCGTCCGGACATCCGCGGAGACGCTTCATCGCCCGTACGGACGACAGCCGCACGGGCGACGAAGTAAGCGCTGACGAGAACTCGGCGACCGGGCGGTGAGGGGAGCGGGGGCGCCTCGGCGATCAGTCCTTGAAGTCGAAGTCGTCCTTGTCGATGCCGGGGAACATGAGCTCGTACTTGACCATCTGGTCCTTGTGATCGACGATCTTGACGGTGCCGAAATACTTCTTCCGACCCTTGTAGGCGTCTTTGTCTTTGACGGTGACCTGGCACGATTTGAAGCCGTACCACTCGCGGAGGTCCATATCCGAGTCGCACTTGGCTTCTTTGACCGTCAATTCGAGCTTGTTCTCGAACAGGTCGATGAGGTCGGCTTCGATGGATGCGGCGGGCACGACACCGTTGCCCTTCTTGTCGATCTTCATGCCGTCGTCGCTGGCCCAGTTCGTCGTCTTCGCGGCATCGGCGAACGGATCGGTCGACTTCGTGTCGGTGGGTTCCGCCTCGGCGGGTTCGGATTCGGACGCTTCGGCCGCTTCCGATTCGACGGCGCCGCCGCCGAATCCTCCCTCGTCGGTCTGCGCCGCTTCGGATTTCTGGTCCTCTGCGGGTTCGTCCCCTCCGGAACCCCCACATGCGGTCAGGGACAGGGCGAGAGCGGCTCCAGCGGCCGCTGTCAGCAGGCGGGGCATCCAGGTGGTCCGGCGAGTCGGGGTCATCGTGTTTCTCCTTCGCGCTTCGGCGATCACAAGCGTTGTCGATACACCACGATTCTGCCACGGTCGGTTGTCGAGAACCCCCGGTTCGGTGTGCGGATCCGGCGACACCTGTAGCGATTCGGGCACATTCGCACCGGGGGACGACCCCGACTCTGGCAGCGACGTGAGCATCCCTCACGATTCCCCGCACACACACCTGCTGCAACGGGAGGTTATGCGAGGAACGAGCCGCGATGATCGAGCACCTGTAGGAGATGACGCCGCCGGTGCGAAGCGAGTGCAACGGTGCAGGTCGCGGGTGACGGTGCGTGACGGCGGCCCGCCGGCTCCCGGCTACTCAGCGGTGGGGGAGTTGACGGCCCTCGCGAGAGCCTCGAACGCGCGGATCGTCGGGAACATCTTCGTCGCATCCTGCGGCAGCCCCCAGCTCGAGAGCTTGACGCCGAGGACGTTGGCGCCCGGATTCATGTAGATCATCTGCCCGTGGATGCCCAGCGCCAGGAAGGCATGGGAGTCGGGGAACGGGAACCAGAACTGGTTGTGATACGCCCCGCCCGGCATCCGATTGTCTCCGGGCCCATCGGCGAACGCCTGACGCACATCCTCGGAAGTGGTCAGCGTATCGCCGATCCACGTCGTCGGAGCCACCTGCTGTCCGGTCAGCGACTGGCCGCGGTTGATGTAGACGTAGCCGAATCGGGCGAGATCACGCAGACTCGTGTTGATGCCGCCGTCGAACATCCCCACCCCGTACTGGTCGGTGGCGATGATCGCGTCATGTTCGGCGCCGATCCGCGACCACAGCACCCGTGACATCAGGGACTGCATGCGTTCGCCGGCGATCTTCTCGCACACCCATCCGAGCACATCGGTCTCGCACGACCGGTACTCGAAGACTCCGCCGTGCTCGGACTTCGCCTCCAGCGTGGTGAGGAACTCGTACATGCCGATGCCGGGGTTCTTCCGCTTCGCTTCGGCCCAGCCGATCTGCTCCTCGACCTGTCTGACCTCGGATTTCGGGTCGAGGTAGTTCTCGGAGAAGCGGATGCCCGAACGCATGTCGAGGACATGGCGAACGGTCGCGCCGGCATAGCCGGACTCGGCGAGTTCGGGCACATAGTCGGTGACGAGGCGGTTCGGGTCGAGGTCACCGGAACCGGCGAGGACACCTGCGACGGTGCCGACGAGCGACTTCGACACCGACATGAGCAGATGCTCGGTCGACGGGGTCATGTCCCCGAAGTACTCCTCGGTGAGCACGGTCCCGTTGTGCATGAGCATCCAGGCATCGGTATCGGTGGATTCGATGACGCTGCGGACACTGCGCGCCTCCGAATACTCGGTTGCGGGAACTTCGACCTCGCCGAGGTCCCGCGGGGCCGCGGGCAGTTCCGCCACCGGTCCGGCGCCCCGGGAGATCGGCGTCGTGGGAAGCACCCGAGCGACGTTCTGGAAGGACCAGCGGACGTTGTCGGGATCCTGCCAGTTGTCCCGGTCGATTCCGGCCGCCGGGTCGGCGGGTGCCGATGGGGTCACGGTCTGGTCCGCCGGGGGAGTGGCCGCGGTCTGCTCCGGTGACGGTTCGATCACTCTGCACCTCTGATTCTCGCCTCGGTTCGTGCGCGGAATGTGTCCGCGGACGGCAGCTGGGAGCCGCCTCGGTTCGTGTTGAGGTTACCACCGAGGCGGCTCTGTCCACCGTGGATGTGTGGGCTCAGTCGCCCTTGGCTCCCGGCCCGCCGAGGGCCGGCGACGGATCGTCGGCGACGACCGGGACTCCGGCATACATCGCGCGGATCGAGTCGATGAAGTGCTTGGCCCGGATGCTCAGCGCATCGGGTCCGCCGACATTCGTCTGCAGGGGATTCTTCGTCACCAGGACTCCGAGGTCCGCACCTTTCCAGCGGTAGTCTCCGGCCCCGAAGATGCGCAGGAAGAACACCTCGCTGCCGTTCTGCAGCGGGTGCCAGTCGAGCGCGGCACGTTTGTACGTCAGCGTCCCGTACTGGTCGAGATAGTACTGACCCGTCAGCGGGGAATGCGTGATGTACTCGGTGATCGGAGCCGTCTCCTTGATGATCATCTGGCTCCACTCATCGGCTCCGGAGAGCTCCTCCCAGCGCTCATTGATCTCGGTGACGTCGAGGTCGAACTCGACATCGAGGTATTCGAGCAGATGGAACAGGAACAGCGGCACATCGGCATAGGCGCCTGCCGTGACGTTCGTGATCGCCGAGGCCCCGGAGATGCGCGGATTGAGCTCACCCAGGTAGCAGTCGTCGTTGTCGAGATCGACGAGGACATCGACTTCGAAGAACCCGCGGTAGCCGCGTTTGCGCAGACCTTCGCCCATCTTGCGCACGAGCTCACGGGTCTGCGCCCGCTGCTCTGCGTTGAGGACATCGGGCTTCATCTCGTTGCCGCACCAGCCGCCTTTGTACGGGGTGAGTTCGGCGAAGCCCGCCAGCTCGGTCAGGTACGGGCCGACGACGACACCGCTGGAGGTGATGACCGCCTCGACGGCGACCGGAGTGTTGTTGATCCGCTTCATCACCTTCAGCTGCTCGCCGATGATGTCGTCCTTGTGCGTCTCCCAACCGGAGGCATCGGAGATGAAGAACGTCGTCTTCCCGGAATCGCCGTAGGGGGTCTGCACGACGAGATCCGTGCCCAGCCCCGCCTCGGCGGCCCGCTCATTGAGCTCGTCATAGGTGTCAGCGGTGGTCAGCACGTTCGGCACGGAGAACGCACCGGCCTCATTGCCGAGCTTCGTCGTCTCGATCTTCGAATCGAGCTGATTGCGCAGAGCGGCCGACGGCAGGATGAGATCGTAGCCGAGCTCTCGGCAGATCCGCTCCGTCTCCTCGTCGAAGAAGACCATCGCGACCTTCACCCGCTCACCATGGGGGATGTTGCGCGTCATATGAGCACGCACCTCGGCGTTGAGCAGCAGCCAGTTGTTGATCGCCTCACCCGATTCGAACTCGACATAGGGCTTGTAACGCGGGGAGAACACGCGCGGATGCCCGCCGTCCCAGCCGTCGTAGTAGGTGATGTACGAGAAATTGCGCACCCACCGGTCGAGACCGAGCAGGTTGAACGGAGTGGCTCCGACGAAGAAGATCGGGGTCTGATTCGTGCGGAAGAAGTGCCGGACCTCGGAGACGTTGCGCAGCGGTCGACGCAGCTGGACCCTGTCGGCTTCCTTGCCGGCGTAAGCGGCGTCGGTGGCCACGGCCACCTCGACCTGCGGTGGGGCGTCATCGGCAGCGGCCGGTCCCGAAGCGGCTGTCGCAGCTGCCGGCGCAGCGGTTGCCGGCGCACCGGCGGCGGGGGCGTCGGGACCCGGAGCCTGCGGTGAGGGGACCGCGACAGCGTCTTTGACTCGCACACCGGGTTGCGGTGTCTGCGCCTCGGGGCTCGTCAGGTCTGCGCTGGGGGATTCGTTCGTCATCGCACTACTCCTTACCAAATGTGATGTGGACAACATATACCAGTTTCGAAGCCATGAGCCCGATGGTGCAGGAATTGTGTGAACCGGATACGAACGCGCGATCAATTCTTCGCCGGTGAACCTCATCCGGAGGCCGTGCTTTAGGCTGGTGTCGATACCGACCCCAGCAGAAGAGAGAGCGCATATGCCGGTGAATACGGAGAAGCAGGGGGCCACGTTCTCCCTGCCGCAGCCCTACGAGGTCTCCAGGGAGGCGATCGCGGAGTTCGCGCTCGCCACCGGAGCGAAGGCCGACTACCATTTCGACACCGAAGCGGCGACCGCACTGGGTTACCGCGATGTCGTCGCCCCGACCACCTTCGCCGTGATCATCGCGCAGAAATCGGAAGCCGCCTACATCTCCGACCCCGATTCGGGTATCGACTTCTCGAAGGTCGTCCACGGCTCCGAGCAGTTCTCCTTCACCCGTCCCATCGTCGCCGGCGACGTCCTGGCGGCCGTCACCCATGTCGACGGAGTCCGGGCCGCGGGCAGCAACGCCATGATCACCACCCGCACCGAGATCACCGATGTCGCGGAGCAGCCCGTCGTCACCGTGACCTCGACCATCGTCGTGAGAGGAGACGGAGAATGAGCCCCATCGACTTCTCCACGCTGACCATCGGAGACACCGTCGTGGAATCCGAGATCCCGCTCTCCCGTGCCTCCCTGGTCGACTATGCCGCGGCCTCGGGCGATCACAACCCGATCCACTGGAACGAACGCTTTGCCCGCGAGGTCGGTCTCGACGATGTCATCGCCCACGGAATGCTCTCGATGGCGGCGGTCATCGCCCCGGTGGCCGAATGGCTCGGCGACCCCGGTGCGATCGTCGACTACCGGACCCGCTTCTCCGCGCCCGTCGTCGTCCCCGACGCCGATTCCGGATCACCGGCGAGCCCCACGACGTCGCTGAAGCTCACCGCCACGGTCGGGGCCGTCGACCCCGCCGTCGGCACCGCCCGCATCGACATCACCGTGAAGTCCGGTGGTGCCGATGTCCTCAGCCGCACCCAGGTTCGGATCTCGGCGTGACCGAATCCCACCCGCAGGTACTCTCCGGCTTCACCACCTTCCGCCTCGGCGGGCCGGCCCCGCAGGTCACTGTCGCGAACACCCGAGACGAACTGCTCGACTTCTGTACCGCCCACCCGCTCGGCCTCAGCGGTGAGGAGAAGGTGCAAGTCCTCTTCATCGGCGGCGGATCGAATCTCCTCATCGCCGATGCCGGGTTCGACGGTGCGGTCTGCGTGGTCCGGACCACCGGAGTGGAGACGACCGAGACCTCGCCGACCGACACCCGGGTCACCGCCGAGGCAGGGGAGGACTGGGATGCCTTCGTCGCCCACACTCTCGGCCTGGGGCTGTCCGGACTCGAAGCACTGTCCGGGATCCCCGGATCGGTCGGCGCGACTCCGATCCAGAACGTCGGTGCCTACGGCACGGAGGTCGGCGAGCTCATCTCCTCCGTCGAGGTCTTCGACCGAGTCGCCGGTCAGATCCGCCACCTCACCGCCGGCGAACTCGAATTCGGCTACCGCACCTCGGCGCTCAAACGCGCCCAGATCGCGGCCGGGACGCCGCAGTTCGTCGTGCTCTCGGTGACCTTCGACCTCCAGCGCAGCGACGAGTCGCTGCCGGTGCGCTACGCTCAGCTCGCATCGACACTCGACGTCGAGATCGGCACCCGCGTCCCGGCCGCCCACGTGCGCGAGAACGTCATCGAGCTGCGCCGGTCGAAGGGCATGGTCCTCGACACGGACGACCATGATTCATGGTCTGCCGGGTCGTTCTTCACCAACCCCATCGTCGACAACCCCGAGATCCTGCCGGCCGAGGCTCCTCGCTACCCGGTGACCGACCCGCTCAGCGGGGCGAAGATCGAGGGGAAGACGAAGACCTCGGCGGCCTGGCTGATCGAGCACGCCGGCTTCTCCAAGGGCTACAGCCTCGGTGAAGGGCGGGCGACGCTGTCGACCAAGCACACCTTGGCTCTGACGAACCGGGGACACGCGAGCACGGCCGATGTGATCGATCTCGCGGCGACGATCGTCGCCGGCGTCGAGGACGCGTTCGGCATCACCCTCGAACCCGAACCGACCTTCATCGGCTGCTCCATCGACGACGGGCAGCGTCCTTAGACTGGTGGTCGTGTCATCACGTCGGAGAATCACCGCACTCGTCATCACCCTCGCGGCAGTCGCACTCGTGACTCTGCCCTGGGCGCTGTTCACCTCTCGAGCCGATCTCACCTTCGGCCCGCATGAGGCGCAGTACCGGGTCACCGCTGACTCCCGGCTCACCGTCGACTTCGGCCCCCTGGGCAGACTGCTCGTGCCCGCCGAGGATGTCATCCCCCTCGGTCTGGGACTCCATGTCGACGTCGGGGAGATCCCCGTGTCCGGCGACTCGGACGACGAAGAGCGGCCGGCAGCCGACCCCGAAGCGGTAGCCGACCCCGGCGGGGGAACCGTCGACGCCCTCGGCGGTGACATCGCCTCCTATGCTTCGCTGTTCTCGGCCCCGCAGGCGCAGATCGACCAGGTCATCGGCGGTCTCAGCCAGGAGATCCTCACCCGATGGGCTCTGGCCGTCTGCCTCATCACCGGCGGACTCGTCGGCCTTGCCCTCTTCCTCGGACCCGCCCGAGCCGATATCGTCATCCGCGCCTTCGCCGGCAAGGAACTCCTCGGCATCGGCCTGGTGCTCGTGCTCGTCCTCACCGGGCTGGGGATCGCCGTGCTCAACCGTCCGAAGCCGATCGTCGCCGATCCGGCATTCGCGGACACGCCACTGGCCGGATCCCAGGTCACCGGCCGCCTCGGCGGGATCATCGACACGGCGTTCGGCGCGGTGCAGGACTTCGCCGAGGACAACGACGCCTTCTACGACGACGTTCTCGAGGCGCTGCGGGCGCAATGGAACTCCCGTCCGATCACCGGCAACTGGTCCGATCGGGGGCTCGTCCCGCCCGCCGGAGTCGGCGCACCCGCCGCCGACAGCGGCGATGGCGAAGGCCGAAAGGGCGTGTCCACGTTCGTCTACGGATCCGATATCCACTGCAACATCGGAATGGCGCGCGTCGTCGGTGCGGTCGCGGGAATGAGCAGGGCCGATGCCTATATCGACGGCGGGGACATCTCCATGACCGGCACATCGGCAGAGAACTACTGCCTCGACGTCCTCGACGACGAACTGCCGGAGAAGCTGCCGCGCATGATCGTCAAGGGCAACCACGATTCCATGGAAACGACCGAGCACGCGAAGACCCGCGGCTGGGCGGTGCTCGAGGACTCCGCGGCGGAGCTGGCCGGGGTGACCTTCTTCGGCGCCGCCGACCCGCGTCGCACCGTCTTCGGGTCCGGTCCGCAGCTGGAGACGGACCTCACCGCCGACCAGTATGCGCAGCGACTGCGCGACGGAGCCTGCGCGGCCGATTTCGACATCATGCTCATCCACGACCCCGCCGTCGGCGCACCGAGTCTGCGCTCGGGCTGCGCCGACTACGCTCTGAGCGGACACTGGCACCGACGGGTCGGACCGGAGAACTTCGGTTCGGGCACTCGCTACGTCAGCTCGACGACCGGGGGCGCCCTGGCGAATGCACTGACACCGGGACCGCTGAAGATGAACGCGGAACTGAGCATCATCCGCGTCGACAACGAGACGAAGCGCCCCATCGACGTGCAGATCATCACCGTCACACCGGACAAACAGGTGCAGATCGAGCCGTGGATGCGCTTCCCCGAACCCAGACCCCTCGTGGGTCAGCCGCCGGTCGACGAACCGGTCGGTGAGTGAGCATCGACACGTTCGAGACATTGCGTCGACCCTCGGTTCGACGAACGACGGTCGGGCACGGTATGCTCGTTTCTCGTGGTCGGACACCACAGGGATCGACTCGATCTCTGGGCCGATCAGAGGGGTGTGGCGCAATTGGTAGCGCAACGGTCTCCAAAACCGTAGGTTGCAGGTTCGAGTCCTGTCACCCCTGCGCAGTTGACTCTGCCGAAGTCTCATCGGCCAGGCGCCGTCCTCGACCGGCACGAACAATTGTGAAGCCAAACGAAACCGACCGAGTGGGGATGTGTGAGCGACACACCGGCAAAGAAGACTGGCAGCGCACCCAACAGTGCCTCCGGTCCCAAGAAGCTCGGATTCTTCGGACGAATCCTGCAGTTCTTCCGCGAAGTTGTGGCAGAGCTCAAGAAGGTCGTCACTCCGACCCGGAAGCAGCTGCTCAACTACACGCTCGTCGTGCTGGGCTTCATCCTGTTCATGATGCTTCTCGTCACGGGCCTCGACCTGGTCTTCGGCAAACTCGTCGGATGGGTGTTCGGCGGAACTCCGCTGTGGCCCCTGTGGTGACACGGCCTCAGCCGTGACCCACCCCTAAGCTCAAACTTCACCCCCAATCGGGAATCACAAAACGCGAAGCGAGGAATTGATCGGTGTCGGATACCAACTCACCTGAGCAGGAGACCCCTGAGACCCAGGACGTCACTCCCGAGGAGTCGGGTGCCGCTGTGGTGCCCGAAACCGAAGAGACGGCCCACGACGCCGAGGCACTCGCCGCCGAGACCGCAGACGCGACGGACTCGGATGACGCTGAGTCCGCTGACGTTGCCGACTCGGCCGACGGCGAGCAGGATGCTGCCGCCGCCGACGAGGTCGATCCGGCCGAGGAATTCAAGGCCGAGCTGCGCATGCAGGAAGGTGACTGGTACGTCATCCACTCCTATGCAGGCTACGAGAACCGCGTGAAGCAGAACCTCGAGAACCGCGCAGTCAGCCTCAACCTCGAAGAGTTCATATTCGAGTCGCAGGTGCCGATGGAAGACGTCGTCGAGATCAAGAACGGACAGCGCAAGCAGGTTCGCCGGGTGCGGATCCCCGGCTATGTGCTCGTCCGCATGGAACTGACCGACGAGTCGTGGGGCGCCGTCCGCCACACTCCGGGTGTCACCGGATTCGTCGGCAACGCCTACGACCCCACCCCGCTGTCGATCGACGAGGTCTTCTCGATGCTCGCCCCGATCTTCGAAGAGCGCCAGGCCGAAGCCGCCGCTGCCGAGGGCCCGGCCGCCGAAGCCGCTGCCAAGTCCGCACCCGTCACCGAGGTGGAGTTCGAGGTCGGCGAGTCGGTGCTCGTCAAGGAGGGCTCCTTCGAGGGGCACCCCGCCACGATCCAGGAGATCCGTCCGGAGTCGCAGAAGCTCACCGTGCTGCTGTCGATCTTCGAACGCGATGTTCCCGTCGAACTCGGTTTCGACCAGGTCTCGAAGCTCTGACGACCGCACACGTGGACTGATCGCCTCGGCGCGATCCCGACCGAAGGGGCCCGGAAGTATCCGGGCCCCTTCGCCGTTCCCCGGTGGGGCCGCCTCGGCGAGAATTCGATTCGGTGATGCCCCTCACGAGCATTTGCCCACAGGCGTGCGCGCATGGAATACTGGTGTGGTTTGATTGCGGCCCTTATCGGAAGGCCGCCATCGAACGATGTGCTGTATATGTCTGGCACATCGAAACCTCAAGATTAAGGACCGTACATGCCTCCCAAGAAAAAGGTAGCCGGCCTCGTCAAGCTCCAGATTCAGGCAGGTGCCGCTAACCCGGCTCCTCCGATCGGTCCGGCGCTTGCCCAGCACGGCGTCAACATCATGGAATTCTGCAAGGCCTACAACGCCGCCACAGAATCCCAGCGCGGAAACATCGTTCCCGTCGAGATCACCGTGTACGAAGATCGTTCGTTCGACTTCGTGCTCAAGACCCCGCCGGCAGCCGAACTGATCAAGAAGGCCGCCGGAGTGAAGTCGGGTTCGGCCACCCCGCACACCGTCAAGGTCGCTCACCTGAGCGCCGACCAGGTGCGCGAGATCGCCACCACGAAGATGCCCGACCTGAACGCCAACACCCTGGATCAGGCCGACCGCATCGTCGCCGGAACCGCGCGTTCCATGGGCATCACCACCGACATCGAGGTCTGAGACCTCACCCCACACAGTGGCAGGGCCCACGCAGCCCACACCACGACTGCAAGGAGTAAAGCAGATGGCAAAGCGTTCCAAGGCCTACCAGGCCGCGGCTGAGAAGATCGCCGCAGATGTGAACTACGAACCGGCTCAGGCGATCGCCCTGGCCAAAGAGACCACAGTGGCGAAGTACGACGCCACCGTCGAGGTCGCTCTCCGCCTGGGTGTTGACCCCCGCAAGGCGGACCAGATGGTGCGCGGCACCGTCAACCTTCCGCATGGTACCGGTAAGACCGCTCGGGTCCTGGTGTTCGCTGCCGGCGACCGTGCAGAAGCTGCCCGTGAAGCAGGTGCTGACTACGTCGGTTCCGATGACCTGCTGGAGAAGGTGGCCGGAGGGTTCACCGACTTCGATGCCGCTGTTGCGACCCCCGACATGATGGGCAAGGTCGGTCGTCTCGGTAAGGTGCTGGGTCCTCGCGGCCTGATGCCGAACCCGAAGACCGGCACCGTGACCATGGATGTCGCCAAGGCCGTCAACGACATCAAGGGCGGAAAGATCGAATTCCGCGTCGACAAGCACTCGAACCTGCACTTCATCATCGGAAAGGTCTCCTTCTCCGAGGAAGCTCTGCAGGCGAACTTCGATGCTGCGATCGAAGAGATCCTGCGTCTGAAGCCGTCCTCGTCGAAGGGCCGCTACATCAGCAAGGCCACGATCACGACCTCGAACGGCCCCGCCGTTCCGGTCGACCACTCGGGTCTGCGCATCTGATCGATGCACTGACAGAGGGCGGGAAGCGAGCAATCGCTCCCGCCCTCTCCCTTTCCCAATTGCTACCTGACGGCGGCCCAGCAACCTCGCGCGAGGTAGCTGGGCCGCCGTCGGGTAGTTCTGGGAGCGGACGGGGCCTTGTTCACAGGCAGGTTCGCGATTAGATTATGAGCAGTTGAAACACTCTTCCGACACCCGCCGATGGAGGTGGACCGTCCGCCATGGATTCGACGCTGCTGCTCGAAGACACCTATCAGAGCGCCGTTCGACGCGCACATGAGCGTCTGGCAGGACCGTCGGAGACGAGCCTCCACCTGCCGTCGTCAGGGCCCGGGGTGCGGACCTCGGTCCTGGAATCATGGGACCGGTCTCTGGCCCGGCTGCGCGACCCCGACAGCGTGCAGGTCCATGTCGCATTCGAAACCGATCGTCTCGCCGAGGTGCGCCGGCGACATCCCTTCCACGCGATCATGCCGCTGCTGCGGTCCCATCTCATCGAACCCGCCAAAGACGCCGGACTGCTGGCCGCCCTCGGCGACGAACAGGGGCGACTGCTGTGGGTTGAGGGGGAGCGGGGCGTGCGCAACCGCGCCGAAGCCATGGGATTCGTCTCCGGTTCGGACTGGTCCGAGGAGGTCATGGGCACCTCCGCCCCGGCCCTGGCCCTGCGATCGGGCCGGCCCGTGCAGGTCAGCCGCGCCGAGCATTTCGCCCCCGACGTCCATTCCTGGAGCTGCAGCGCCGTCCCCGTCGCCCACCCGCTGACCGGGCAGGTCATCGGCATCATCGATGTCACCGGGGGAGACGACGCCGTGTCCTCCATCGTGCTGCCGCTGCTGTCGTCGACGGCGAAGGCCGCCGGGGCTCAGCTGTCCCAGCTCTTCACGCGGCAGCAGATGCACACCGGCACCGAGGCGGCCGGGACCAGACTGACAGTGCTCGGTCCCAGCCCCGCTTTGGAGGACCCCGATGGAACGCGGATTCCCCTGAGTCGTCGGCACGCCGAGATCCTGTTGCTGCTGCACAGGCATCCCGACGGCATCAGCGGTGCCGGACTGGTGGAGCGGCTGTGGTCGGTCGGCGGCAGCGAAGTCACGGTCCGGGCGGAGATCAATCGTCTGCGCAGAACGATCGGCAGCCTCGGCGATCTGCGCATCGACGCCCGCCCCTATCGGGTGCGCGGGGACGTCGATTCGGATCTGGAGCTCACCGTGCAGGCTCTGGCCAGCGGTGACACGGATTCGGCCCTCGAGCAGTTCAGGGGGACCGTCCTGCCGGATTCCGAAGCGCCGGGAGTCCGCGAGATCGCGGCGGAGGTCGATGCGCTTATGCGCGAGACCCTGCTCCAGGACGGAACCTGGCAGCAGCTGTGGCGGTTCGCGAACCTGCCGGACTTCCGCGACGACGTCGAAGTCCTCATGACAGTGCTGCGTCTGGCACCGCCCGAGGCCGCCGAACGCAACGCCGCGGTCGTGCGCCTGGAGGCGCTGGGCCTCTGAACTCGGCGAACCGATTGCGGTTCGGTGTGCGGGACGGGGCGGCCGCCTCGGCGATGTGATGCAACCCACATGCAACGTTGGGCTCGGTAGCGTCGTGGTCACACGGAGACAATCCGGTGGAATCAGACGCATCAAAGGAGTTGCAATGACTGTCTACGCACAGCCTGGTCAGGACGGGTCGCTCGTCACCTTCAAGTCCCGGTATGAGAACTTC
Protein-coding regions in this window:
- the rplA gene encoding 50S ribosomal protein L1, whose amino-acid sequence is MAKRSKAYQAAAEKIAADVNYEPAQAIALAKETTVAKYDATVEVALRLGVDPRKADQMVRGTVNLPHGTGKTARVLVFAAGDRAEAAREAGADYVGSDDLLEKVAGGFTDFDAAVATPDMMGKVGRLGKVLGPRGLMPNPKTGTVTMDVAKAVNDIKGGKIEFRVDKHSNLHFIIGKVSFSEEALQANFDAAIEEILRLKPSSSKGRYISKATITTSNGPAVPVDHSGLRI
- a CDS encoding helix-turn-helix domain-containing protein; translated protein: MDSTLLLEDTYQSAVRRAHERLAGPSETSLHLPSSGPGVRTSVLESWDRSLARLRDPDSVQVHVAFETDRLAEVRRRHPFHAIMPLLRSHLIEPAKDAGLLAALGDEQGRLLWVEGERGVRNRAEAMGFVSGSDWSEEVMGTSAPALALRSGRPVQVSRAEHFAPDVHSWSCSAVPVAHPLTGQVIGIIDVTGGDDAVSSIVLPLLSSTAKAAGAQLSQLFTRQQMHTGTEAAGTRLTVLGPSPALEDPDGTRIPLSRRHAEILLLLHRHPDGISGAGLVERLWSVGGSEVTVRAEINRLRRTIGSLGDLRIDARPYRVRGDVDSDLELTVQALASGDTDSALEQFRGTVLPDSEAPGVREIAAEVDALMRETLLQDGTWQQLWRFANLPDFRDDVEVLMTVLRLAPPEAAERNAAVVRLEALGL